A portion of the Gossypium arboreum isolate Shixiya-1 chromosome 8, ASM2569848v2, whole genome shotgun sequence genome contains these proteins:
- the LOC108469003 gene encoding uncharacterized protein LOC108469003 → MDPERSHGGSSSSSSMSDLFICFTSGPSSSSSFGRRLMRSNGSMKGGQASPMFSNGKKKSSGFENPEPSSPKVTCIGQVRVKSKKQGKKFRACRSKRTGMDHNNGSNNNSQECKKWVHLPLTICEALKAFGAEYFYCFLPSCMTNQREDKQDKTEARSGDNDDDEKRKSSERHAFEDIEINDDEDEEDEARLSISCIPPKDALLLTRCRSDPIKMAAFANKFLDLDPKNEEEQNPEAETNAGESKELQGNDEDADQQESTIKEQTLNLHGEENEKEKGSTSMVEEEEKTQERSELECTEAMKTDQEGDESKESESQQNLLPDCLLLMMCEPKLSMEVSKETWVCSKDFIREKEKQPLVKQKVVDFNNPVPVSLQPPSSSCSFSAAPPTAAITTTVDEKVVGGKGCEQFVLTRCMSEPMMRSSAKLASNGCKWKNEPTKLGVGF, encoded by the coding sequence ATGGATCCAGAGAGATCCCATGGAGGTTCTAGCAGTAGCAGCAGTATGAGTGACCTTTTCATTTGTTTCACTTCAggtccttcttcttcttcttcttttggtAGGAGATTGATGAGAAGCAATGGTAGCATGAAAGGTGGTCAAGCTTCACCAATGTTCTCTAATGGTAAAAAGAAAAGCTCTGGTTTTGAAAACCCTGAGCCATCTTCCCCTAAGGTAACTTGTATAGGTCAAGTCAGAGTGAAAAGTAAGAAACAAGGCAAAAAGTTTAGAGCTTGTAGATCTAAAAGAACAGGAATGGATCATAACAATGGAAGTAATAATAATAGTCAAGAATGCAAGAAATGGGTGCATTTGCCCTTGACTATTTGTGAAGCATTGAAAGCATTTGGGGCTGAATATTTTTACTGCTTTTTGCCTTCTTGTATGACCAACCAAAGGGAAGATAAACAAGACAAAACAGAAGCAAGATCTGgtgataatgatgatgatgaaaagAGGAAAAGTAGTGAGAGACATGCTTTTGAGGATATTGAAATAAATGATGATGAAGATGAAGAAGATGAAGCTAGGTTGAGTATTTCATGTATTCCACCAAAGGATGCATTGTTGTTAACGAGATGCAGATCTGATCCTATAAAAATGGCTGCTTTTGCCAACAAGTTTTTGGATTTAGACCCTAAAAATGAAGAAGAACAAAACCCAGAAGCTGAAACAAATGCAGGTGAAAGCAAAGAATTACAAGGAAATGATGAAGATGCTGACCAGCAAGAATCAACCATAAAGGAACAAACTTTGAATCTACATggtgaagaaaatgaaaaagaaaagggctCAACTTCAATGGTGGAGGAAGAAGAGAAAACCCAAGAAAGATCCGAACTTGAATGCACAGAAGCCATGAAAACTGATCAAGAAGGTGATGAGTCAAAGGAGAGTGAAAGTCAACAGAATTTATTGCCTGACTGTTTGCTGTTAATGATGTGTGAGCCAAAGTTGTCAATGGAGGTATCAAAGGAGACATGGGTGTGTAGTAAGGATTTCATCAGGGAGAAGGAAAAGCAACCATTGGTCAAACAAAAGGTCGTTGACTTTAATAATCCTGTTCCAGTTTCGTTACAGCCACCGTCGTCTTCTTGTTCTTTCTCGGCTGCTCCTCCAACGGCGGCGATTACTACTACAGTTGATGAGAAAGTTGTTGGGGGTAAAGGGTGTGAGCAGTTTGTGCTTACGCGCTGCATGTCAGAGCCGATGATGAGATCATCAGCTAAGCTTGCTTCAAATGGTTGTAAATGGAAGAATGAGCCGACTAAGCTTGGAGTTGGTTTTTGA